Within bacterium, the genomic segment GGGTTGATCGGCTCCACCTTGGCGATATTTGTGTAGCTGCCGTAGCTGGTCGCGCCGGTCGCCTTGTTGATCACGTACTGATAGGTGAACACGACGTCGTCGGCGGTGAACGGCCGGCCGTCCGCCCACTTGACGCCCTGCCTGAGCCTGTAGGTGACGGAGCGGCCGTCTTTGGCCACGCCGCCGTTCCCGGGGGTGGGCACCTCGGCCGCCAGCACCGGTGTGAAGCTGCCGGCCGTGTCCGCGCTCAGGAGCGGCTCCATCACGAGCCGCGACGCATGGTAATCCTTGGTGCCGTTGGCCAAGTGGAGGTTCACGATCGTCGGGGCCTGCCAGTAGAGCAGTTTCAACGTGCCCTGCGACCCCCGGCCAACCGCCGCCGCCCGCGCGGGCAGCGCCGTGGCACGGTCGAGAATCGCCCAGGTGGCCCCGAGCGACAGGCCGAGCTCGCCCATGCGCGTCACGACCTGACGCCGCGTCAGACGATGGCCCCAAAAGTCCGTGACGAGCTTCCGGATATCGTTGCTCCGCATACGCCCGCCTCCCTTCACATACGCCGCGGCGTGGCCGCGTCGCCTAGGTCGTCCGCCGCCAATCCGCGATGTTGCGGGTCTCGCTGTCGAACGGGCTCATGTTCTTGCCCACGTCGAGCTTGTTGGACCGGACGGAGACGATCTTGCGGTCGATGAGCGGGATCGAGACCGCCTGGTCGACGACGATGTCGTTCATCTTGATCCACAGGGCGGCGTTCTTTTGCGGATCGAGTTCCTTCTGCGCCTGGTCGTAGAACGCGTTGTACTCCTTGTTCAGCCAGCGCGTGATGTTGAGGCCCGACCAGTTGTTCTCTTTCTGCGCGAGATCCTTGGCCGGGTCGCCGCTGTAGAACCGCCCCATATACTGCAGCGGGAACGGTGAGCCGAAGGTCGAGGTGAACATCTCGAGATCGCGGTAGAAATGTGCATACGTATCGTTGTTGCCGGGCGCGCTGCTGAAGAAGACGCCCGCGTCCACCGACTGCAACGTCAACGCCGCGCCGATCTTGGAGAAGCCGTCCTTGACGATCTGCTGCTCCTTCTGCCGCAGGCTGTTCACGCTGGTGACGTACGTGGCCTGCAGTTTCACGCCGCCCTTCGCGCGAATCCCATCCGGGCCTTTCTTCCACCCGGCCTCGTCGAGCAGCCGGTTCGCGCGCTCGATGTCAAACACGATCTTGGTGTTCTTGGACGCCAGCGATGAAGGCGTGGTCAGCACGTTCGCCGTGGCACCGCCTTCCTCGCCGTACAGTTGCTTCGCCATCGTGACCCGGTCGATCGCCATGGCAAACGCCTGCCGGACCTTCAGGTCCGTCAGGAACGGATGCGGCCCCTTCACCGAGGAGCGCTGGCCGTCGACCTCTTTGTTGGGGTCCGTCTGGTTGCAGTAGATCTGCTCGACGCCGCCGCCGAGCTCCGTGAGGATGGATCCTTTGCCGGTCGCCAGCATGTGCTCAAGCACCGGCCACTCCACCTGCATGTTCCAGGCGTAGTCGTACTCGCCGGTCTCCAGGACCGCCCGCGCCGCCGAGACCGCATCGCCGCCGCCCTTGATCTGCACCTGGCTGAACGCCGGCTTGTTCGGCTCGCGGTAGTAGGGGTTGATCTTGTAGACCACGAGGTCGCCCGGCCGGAACGTCTCCACAATGTACGGCCCCGTACCGAAGGACTTGAGGTTGAAGGGCGCGTTGCGTGCGTTTGACCCGACGAACGCGTCGAGCACGTGCCGCGGGAGGACGACGCCGTCCTCGCCGACGAACGGCGCGTACCAGGCCGGCGTCGGAGTCTTGAACGTGATCTTTACGGTGTGGGCGTCGATCGGCTCGACTTTCTCGACCGTCGTATAGTACCCATACGTCGTGGCTCCAGTCTGCTTGTTCTGGACAAACTGGAACGTGAACACGACATCGTCGGACGTGAAATCGCGTCCGTCCGCCCATTTCACACCCTGCTTGAGCTTATACGTCACGGAGCGGCCGTCCGCCGAAATCCCGCCGTTCTGCCGGGACGGCACCTCCGCGGCCAGCACCGCCGTGAAGCGGCCCGCGGCGTCGACCGTGAGCAGAGGTTCGAGGACCGGACGCGACGCGTGAAAGTCTTTGGTGCCCTGCGCCAGGTGCGGATTGACGATCGTGGGCGCCTGCCAGTACAGCAACTTGAGCGTGCCCTGCGCCCCGCGGCCGCCCGCCGCGGCGCGCGCGGGAAGCGCGGTCGCCCGGTCGAGCACCGCCCAGATCGCGGAGAGTCCCAACCCGAGCTCGGTCATGCGCGTCACAACCTGACGGCGTGTCAGCCGCCCCGTTCGGAATTCCTTCTGCAGGTGCGCGATATCGCGATTCCCCATCCCCCGCCCCCTTCGCGTGCCGTTCTCGCCCCGGCCTTGTCGCCCGCCCGCACCTACGCCCTAGGGGTCCGTACGCCAAGAGTGGCCACGATGTTTCGCGGTGCCGGGGGCGAGTCCTTTGTTGGTTGCAGGACCGTGACGCCTCCGCGGCGGAGCGAAGGGTATGGCCGGGCGCGAACTGGTGTTGGTGGGTGATATCGGAGGCACGAAGACCCGTTTGGGGGTCTACGAGAACGCGGTGCACCGCCCTCACGGAACGGGCCGGCGCGTCCAGGGCCCGATTCGGATCATCGAGCCGGCGACCTTTCCGAGCGCGTCGTTTCCGACGCTCGAAGCGCTCGCGCGCGAATACCTCGACCGCACCCGTCTTCGGCCCGACCGCGCCGTCTTCGGCGTCGCGGGGCCCATCGTCGCCGGACGGGCCCGCGTCACGAACCTGCCGTGGCGGCTGTCGGAATCCGGGCTGCGCCGGGCGCTGCGGGTCCGGTCCGCCCGGCTGCTCAACGACCTGGTCGCGACCGCCTGGGCGGTCCCCGTCCTCGGGCCCCGAGCCATGCGAACGCTCAATCGCGGCAGGCCCGAGCCCGAGGGAACACTCGCGGTGGTGGCCCCCGGGACGGGTCTCGGCGAGGCGTTCCTGGTCTGGGACGGACGCCGGTACCGGCCGTACCCGTCGGAGGGCGGACACGCCGACTTCGCGCCGCCGACCGAGCTCGCGGGCGACCTGCTCGCGTTTCTGCGGACCACGGAGCCGCACGTCAGCGTCGAGCGGGTGTGTTCGGGAATTGGGATCCCTCATCTCTATGCCTTCTTCCGGGCTCGGGCGACGCATGACGAGCCGGCGTGGCTGGCCGAACGGCTCGCGGCGGCCGGCGATCCCGCGCCGGTCATCGTCGAGGCGGCCCTC encodes:
- a CDS encoding ABC transporter substrate-binding protein, translating into MRSNDIRKLVTDFWGHRLTRRQVVTRMGELGLSLGATWAILDRATALPARAAAVGRGSQGTLKLLYWQAPTIVNLHLANGTKDYHASRLVMEPLLSADTAGSFTPVLAAEVPTPGNGGVAKDGRSVTYRLRQGVKWADGRPFTADDVVFTYQYVINKATGATSYGSYTNIAKVEPINP
- a CDS encoding peptide ABC transporter substrate-binding protein codes for the protein MGNRDIAHLQKEFRTGRLTRRQVVTRMTELGLGLSAIWAVLDRATALPARAAAGGRGAQGTLKLLYWQAPTIVNPHLAQGTKDFHASRPVLEPLLTVDAAGRFTAVLAAEVPSRQNGGISADGRSVTYKLKQGVKWADGRDFTSDDVVFTFQFVQNKQTGATTYGYYTTVEKVEPIDAHTVKITFKTPTPAWYAPFVGEDGVVLPRHVLDAFVGSNARNAPFNLKSFGTGPYIVETFRPGDLVVYKINPYYREPNKPAFSQVQIKGGGDAVSAARAVLETGEYDYAWNMQVEWPVLEHMLATGKGSILTELGGGVEQIYCNQTDPNKEVDGQRSSVKGPHPFLTDLKVRQAFAMAIDRVTMAKQLYGEEGGATANVLTTPSSLASKNTKIVFDIERANRLLDEAGWKKGPDGIRAKGGVKLQATYVTSVNSLRQKEQQIVKDGFSKIGAALTLQSVDAGVFFSSAPGNNDTYAHFYRDLEMFTSTFGSPFPLQYMGRFYSGDPAKDLAQKENNWSGLNITRWLNKEYNAFYDQAQKELDPQKNAALWIKMNDIVVDQAVSIPLIDRKIVSVRSNKLDVGKNMSPFDSETRNIADWRRTT
- the glk gene encoding glucokinase; translation: MAGRELVLVGDIGGTKTRLGVYENAVHRPHGTGRRVQGPIRIIEPATFPSASFPTLEALAREYLDRTRLRPDRAVFGVAGPIVAGRARVTNLPWRLSESGLRRALRVRSARLLNDLVATAWAVPVLGPRAMRTLNRGRPEPEGTLAVVAPGTGLGEAFLVWDGRRYRPYPSEGGHADFAPPTELAGDLLAFLRTTEPHVSVERVCSGIGIPHLYAFFRARATHDEPAWLAERLAAAGDPAPVIVEAALDRDRPCAIAVATLELFVDILGAEAGNLAVKVLAAGGLFLAGGIPPRIVPALHDGRFMRAFTRKGRMADLLARIPVRVVMHPAPALVGAACAAREDTGGT